One genomic region from Arcobacter sp. LA11 encodes:
- a CDS encoding phosphoribosylaminoimidazolesuccinocarboxamide synthase — protein sequence MKISDIVALGLWPQSKKTTNQKGISELEELGYNLFYIGKNADLYTCPGDEQKVLLVRSDRCSVFDIPLNLEIEGKGVSQTTISNSGAEFAREAGIRTAILSETIDLSLSVAPRCQLMELCKPLEAEIDGEVVQFEFIFRNYLTGSLFDAIQNGNDPYGLDLPTDLKQWHKFETPIFTPTTKGIKDEPLNSAKVREVFPEIITSMEKLFKDFTKYAEDNGIVVVDTKFEIFIDANGEWVLGDEVLTPESSRFIAKEDFDAQNYISMDKQILRDFGKANNWKEKSKDLKAGEKLEVEVPQSIKDTILDGYNTIHKRLSK from the coding sequence ATGAAAATAAGTGATATTGTAGCACTTGGTCTTTGGCCGCAGTCAAAGAAAACTACAAACCAAAAAGGTATTTCTGAGTTAGAAGAGTTAGGATATAATCTATTTTATATCGGTAAAAATGCAGATCTTTACACATGTCCTGGTGATGAACAAAAAGTATTACTTGTAAGAAGTGATAGATGTTCAGTATTTGATATTCCTTTAAATCTTGAGATTGAAGGAAAAGGTGTTTCTCAAACTACTATTTCAAATAGTGGAGCAGAATTTGCACGAGAAGCAGGTATTAGAACAGCGATTTTATCTGAAACAATAGATCTAAGTTTATCTGTTGCACCAAGATGTCAACTTATGGAATTATGTAAACCATTAGAAGCAGAAATTGATGGAGAAGTTGTTCAGTTTGAATTTATATTTAGAAACTATCTAACAGGTTCTTTATTTGATGCAATTCAAAATGGAAATGATCCATATGGTTTAGATTTACCTACTGATTTAAAACAATGGCATAAGTTTGAAACTCCAATTTTTACTCCTACAACTAAAGGAATTAAAGATGAGCCTTTAAATTCTGCAAAAGTTAGAGAAGTTTTTCCAGAAATTATTACAAGTATGGAAAAATTATTTAAAGATTTTACAAAATATGCTGAAGACAATGGGATTGTTGTTGTTGATACAAAATTTGAAATCTTTATTGATGCAAATGGAGAATGGGTTCTTGGTGATGAAGTTTTAACACCAGAGAGTTCTAGATTTATTGCAAAAGAAGATTTTGATGCACAAAATTATATTTCAATGGATAAGCAAATTCTTAGAGATTTTGGAAAAGCTAATAATTGGAAAGAAAAATCAAAAGATTTAAAAGCAGGGGAAAAACTAGAAGTGGAAGTTCCACAATCTATAAAAGATACGATTTTA